A region from the Corylus avellana chromosome ca7, CavTom2PMs-1.0 genome encodes:
- the LOC132187813 gene encoding ABC transporter G family member 42-like produces the protein MSCQAENPFASLSRSRKEDEEALRWAAIEKLPTYNRLRTSLLQSVVEVENHVTKKLHKQVDVRKLDANDRQEFMESNFKVVEEDNEKFFRKLRDRINKVGIAVPTVEVRFEQLGIVADCYVGNRALPTLVNTARNIAETALGGCGIRLTKRTKLTILRDVSGIINPSRMTLLLGPPSSGKTTLLLALAGKLDPNLKVRGQVTYNGHRLDEFVPRKTSAYISQNDVHLGDLTVQETLDYSARFQGVGSRYDLLTELSRREKAAGIFPDTEVDLFMKATAMEGAESNLIVDYILKLLGLDMCKDTLVGDEMQRGISGGQKKRVTTGEMIVGPTNTLFMDEISTGLDSSTTFQIVKCMQQIAHLTEATILMSLLQPDPETFDLFDDIILLSEGQIAYQGPREHVLEFFERCGFKCPERKGTADFLQEVTSKKDQEQYWADRSKPYSYISVSEFARQFKDFHVGLQLQNELFIPYDKSKSHEAALAFSKYSIPKMQLLKASMDREWLLIKRTAPVYIFKTVQIIVVAVIASTMFLRTTLDITYDDGSLYVGAIIFSMIVNMFNGFAELSIAIMRLPVFYKHRDLLFYPAWAFTIPNFLLRVPISVLESIAWTAVTYYSIGYAPEASRFSKQLLVIFLIQQMAAGLFRLMAGVCRTMIIAHTGGALSLLLLFLLGGFILPKGQIPVWWSWGHWVSPLSYGFNALTVNEMLSPRWMNKLASNNMTMLGVAVLERFDVPHYKYWYWIGAAALLGFMVLFNVLFTLSLVYLNPLGKPQAVISEELANEQNNQGISRVKPISSTNENKMRELQSLRTSSKSNTKVTSILAADEVVPKRGMVLPFTPLAMSFDSVNYYVHMPSEMKDQGVTEDRLQLLREVTGAFRPGILTALMGVSGAGKTTLMDVLAGRKTGGYIEGDIRISGFTKKQETFARTSGYCEQTDIHSPQVTVRESLIYSAFLRLPQEVSNKEKTVFVDEVMELVELKNLKNAIVGLPGITGLSTEQRKRLTIAVELVANPSIIFLDEPTSGLDARAAAIVMRTVRNTVDTGRTVVCTIHQPSIDIFEAFDELLMMKRGGQVIYSGPLGRNSCKVIEYFEAVPGVNKIKEKQNPAAWMLEASSVASEVRLGIDFAEHYKSSSLYQQINALVKDLEIPPEGSKDLYFPTQYSQSTWGQFKSCLWKQWWTYWRSPDYNLVRYFFTLAAALVLGTIFWQVGTERENSSDLTMIIGAMYVSVLFVGINNCSTVQPVVAVERTVFYREKAAGMYSALPYAMAQVIVEIPYIFVQTTYYSLIVYAMVSFQWTAAKFLWFFFITFFSFLYFTYYGMMTVSITPNHEAAAIFASAFYALFTLFSGFFIPKPRIPNWWIWYYYLCPVAWTVYGLIVSQYGDIEDTIKVPGIVPDPTIKWYVENHFGYNLNFMGPTAAILVMFAAFFALMFAVCIKRLNFQNR, from the exons ATGAGTTGTCAAGCGGAGAATCCGTTTGCAAGCCTTTCAAGATCAAGAAAAGAAGACGAGGAGGCTCTGAGATGGGCGGCGATAGAGAAGCTTCCGACCTATAATCGGTTGAGAACATCCCTACTGCAATCTGTTGTGGAGGTTGAGAATCATGTCACCAAGAAATTGCACAAACAAGTGGATGTCAGGAAGCTTGATGCCAACGACAGGCAGGAGTTCATGGAGAGCAACTTTAAAGTTGTCGAGGAAGATAATGAGAAATTCTTTAGGAAACTAAGAGATCGTATCAACAA GGTGGGGATCGCAGTGCCCACAGTAGAAGTTAGATTTGAGCAATTAGGAATAGTAGCTGATTGCTATGTTGGCAACAGAGCTCTTCCAACTCTTGTCAATACGGCAAGAAACATTGCAGAAACAGCTCTTGGTGGTTGTGGAATCAGATTGACTAAGAGAACAAAACTCACAATCCTTAGAGATGTGTCTGGGATCATAAACCCATCAAG GATGACCCTCTTGTTAGGCCCTCCTTCATCTGGAAAGACTACACTTTTGTTGGCACTGGCAGGAAAGTTGGACCCAAATTTGAAA GTGCGAGGACAAGTCACTTACAATGGTCATAGGCTTGATGAGTTTGTGCCACGGAAGACATCTGCCTACATTAGCCAAAATGATGTTCATTTGGGTGATCTAACAGTTCAAGAAACCCTAGATTATTCAGCTAGGTTCCAAGGAGTTGGGAGCCGATATG ATCTTCTAACTGAGCTCTCAAGGAGAGAGAAAGCTGCTGGAATTTTTCCTGACACTGAAGTTGATCTTTTCATGAAG GCAACTGCAATGGAGGGAGCTGAAAGCAACCTAATTGTTGATTATATTCTCAAG CTCTTGGGGCTCGATATGTGTAAGGATACACTTGTTGGAGACGAGATGCAGCGAGGAATTTCTGGTGGACAAAAGAAGCGAGTAACAACAG GGGAGATGATTGTGGGACCAACAAATACTCTTTTCATGGATGAGATATCAACTGGTCTAGACAGCTCCACAACATTTCAAATTGTGAAGTGCATGCAGCAGATTGCGCACCTCACTGAGGCAACAATCTTGATGTCCCTACTCCAGCCGGATCCTGAGACGTTTGATCTCTTTGACGACATCATCCTCCTATCAGAGGGCCAGATCGCCTATCAGGGCCCAAGAGAGCACGTGCTTGAATTCTTTGAGAGGTGTGGGTTCAAGTGCCCCGAAAGGAAGGGCACTGCTGACTTTTTGCAAGAG GTTACATCGAAGAAGGATCAAGAGCAGTACTGGGCAGATAGGAGCAAGCCCTACAGCTACATATCTGTCTCTGAATTCGCAAGGCAGTTTAAGGATTTCCATGTTGGCTTGCAGCTTCAGAATGAGCTCTTCATCCCCTATGACAAGTCAAAAAGCCATGAAGCAGCTCTTGCTTTCTCAAAATACTCTATCCCAAAAATGCAGCTCCTCAAAGCCTCTATGGATAGGGAATGGCTCTTGATCAAGAGGACCGCGCCTGTTTACATCTTCAAGACTGTCCAGATTATAGTTGTCGCCGTCATTGCATCAACCATGTTCTTGAGGACAACGCTAGATATTACATATGATGATGGGTCTCTATACGTTGGTGCAATTATATTTTCCATGATTGTCAATATGTTCAACGGTTTTGCTGAGCTCTCTATAGCAATCATGAGGCTTCCTGTGTTTTACAAGCATAGGGATCTCCTATTTTACCCCGCATGGGCCTTCACCATACCAAATTTCTTGCTTCGTGTTCCCATTTCAGTTTTGGAGTCTATAGCTTGGACAGCTGTGACATATTATTCAATTGGATATGCACCAGAAGCTAGCAG GTTTTCCAAGCAACTTCTGGTGATATTTCTGATCCAACAAATGGCTGCTGGGCTATTTAGGCTCATGGCTGGGGTATGTAGGACTATGATCATTGCCCATACCGGAGGAGCACTTTCTCTGCTCCTCTTGTTCCTGCTTGGAGGGTTCATCCTTCCCAAAG GACAAATTCCTGTATGGTGGTCATGGGGTCACTGGGTTTCGCCTCTATCATATGGTTTCAATGCCTTGACTGTCAATGAGATGCTTTCCCCAAGGTGGATGAACAAACTG GCATCAAACAATATGACAATGTTGGGTGTGGCAGTGTTGGAGAGATTTGATGTTCCCCACTACAAATACTGGTATTGGATTGGAGCCGCAGCTCTTCTGGGGTTCATGGTTCTTTTCAACGTCCTATTTACGTTATCGCTCGTGTACCTAAACC CTCTTGGAAAGCCCCAGGCAGTAATTTCTGAAGAATTGGCAAATGAGCAAAACAACCAGGGAATATCAAGAGTCAAACCTATTAGttcaacaaatgaaaataaaatga GAGAATTGCAATCCCTGAGAACAAGTAGTAAATCCAATACCAAGGTTACCAGCATTTTGGCAGCAGATGAGGTTGTTCCAAAGAGAGGGATGGTTCTTCCATTTACACCTCTAGCAATGTCCTTTGACAGTGTAAACTACTACGTGCACATGCCCTCA GAAATGAAGGATCAAGGTGTGACCGAGGATAGGCTGCAGCTACTTCGAGAAGTGACTGGAGCATTTAGGCCTGGAATCCTGACAGCTTTGATGGGAGTCAGTGGGGCTGGAAAGACGACATTGATGGATGTTCTAGCTGGACGAAAAACGGGGGGTTACATTGAAGGTGATATAAGAATTTCTGGGTTCACCAAGAAGCAAGAAACATTTGCCAGAACTTCTGGTTACTGTGAGCAGACTGATATTCACTCCCCTCAAGTCACAGTTAGAGAGTCCTTGATCTACTCAGCTTTCCTACGACTCCCTCAAGAAGtcagcaataaagaaaaaacg GTTTTTGTGGATGAAGTGATGGAATTAGTAGAGctcaaaaatcttaaaaatgctATAGTGGGGCTTCCAGGAATCACGGGTCTGTCCACAGAACAAAGGAAGAGGTTGACAATAGCAGTGGAGCTTGTTGCTAATCCTTCAATCATATTTTTGGATGAACCAACTTCAGGGCTTGATGCAAGGGCAGCAGCCATAGTTATGAGGACTGTGAGGAATACAGTGGACACTGGAAGAACAGTTGTCTGCACAATTCATCAGCCTAGTATTGACATCTTTGAAGCCTTTGATGAGCTGCTAATGATGAAGAGAGGGGGACAAGTCATCTACTCAGGTCCCTTGGGTCGGAATTCTTGCAAAGTCATTGAATATTTTGAG GCAGTTCCTGGAGTcaataaaattaaagagaaacaaaaCCCAGCAGCATGGATGCTGGAAGCAAGCTCGGTCGCATCCGAAGTCCGACTTGGAATTGATTTTGCTGAGCACTACAAATCGTCATCCTTGTATCA ACAAATCAATGCACTAGTAAAAGATTTGGAGATTCCACCAGAAGGGTCAAAAGATCTCTATTTTCCCACTCAGTACTCTCAGTCCACATGGGGCCAATTCAAATCCTGCCTATGGAAGCAGTGGTGGACTTATTGGAGAAGTCCTGATTATAACCTCGTTCGGTACTTCTTCACATTGGCAGCTGCCCTTGTGCTTGGCACAATTTTCTGGCAGGTTGGCACAGAAAG gGAGAATTCATCTGATCTCACTATGATCATTGGAGCCATGTACGTTTCTGTCCTATTTGTTGGAATTAACAACTGCTCAACGGTGCAGCCAGTTGTAGCTGTTGAAAGAACTGTTTTCTATAGAGAAAAGGCAGCTGGGATGTACTCAGCTTTACCATATGCCATGGCACAG GTTATTGTTGAAATACCATATATATTCGTCCAAACTACTTATTATTCACTTATAGTGTATGCAATGGTGAGCTTTCAATGGACAGCAGCGAAGTTCTTGTGGTTCTTCTTCATCaccttcttctccttcctctACTTCACTTACTACGGGATGATGACGGTTTCAATCACACCGAATCACGAAGCAGCTGCCATTTTTGCATCAGCATTTTATGCACTCTTCACTCTCTTCTCTGGCTTTTTTATCCCCAAACCA AGAATACCCAATTGGTGGATATGGTACTACTATCTCTGCCCGGTGGCATGGACAGTTTATGGACTAATTGTCTCACAGTATGGTGACATTGAGGACACTATCAAAGTGCCTGGAATCGTGCCTGATCCAACCATCAAGTGGTATGTGGAAAACCATTTCGGGTACAACTTGAACTTCATGGGGCCAACTGCTGCAATTTTAGTCATGTTTGCAGCCTTTTTTGCCCTCATGTTTGCAGTCTGCATCAAGAGATTGAACTTCCAAAACAGGTAG
- the LOC132186419 gene encoding NADP-dependent malic enzyme — protein sequence MISLNRSSFLNKTGISGSCGSFSGAQRRRSASVRVVASSSNGRAGDRNAAVLVENTLKEMREGSAVIADVDSKPMVGGGVQDVYGEDTATEDQFVTPWSVSVASGYSLLRDPHHNKGLAFTERERDAHFLRGLLPPTVASQELQVKKMMHNIRQYQVPLQKYMAMMDLQERNEKLFYKLLIDNVEELLPIVYTPTVGEACQKYGSIFMRPQGLFISLKEKGKILEVLRNWPEKNIQVIVVTDGERILGLGDLGCQGMGIPVGKLSLYTALGGVRPSACLPITIDVGTNNEKLLNDEFYIGLRQRRATGQEYAELLHEFMTAVKQNYGEKVLIQFEDFANHNAFDLLAKYGTTHLVFNDDIQGTASVVLAGLVAAQKLVGGTLADHRVLFLGAGEAGTGIAELIALEISKQTNAPPEETRKKIWLVDSKGLIVSSRKESLQHFKKPWAHEHEPIRELVDAVKAIKPTVLIGTSGVGRTFTKEVIEAMASINERPIILALSNPTSQSECTADEAYRWSKGRAIFASGSPFAPVEYEGKVFVPGQANNAYIFPGFGLGLLMSGAIRVHDDMLLAASEALAAQVTQENFDKGLIYPPFTNIREISAQIAAKVACKAYELGLASRLPQPIDMVKCAESCMYSPAYRSYR from the exons ATGATCTCCCTGAATAGAAGCTCTTTCCTG AATAAGACCGGGATATCTGGTTCCTGTGGCTCTTTCTCTGGGGCTCAGAGAAGACGGTCAGCTTCGGTGAGAGTGGTGGCTTCGAGCTCAAACGGCCGGGCAGGGGACAGAAACGCTGCCGTTTTGGTGGAGAACACGTTGAAGGAAATGAGAGAAGGGTCCGCCGTGATTGCTGACGTGGACTCCAAACCCATGGTTGGTGGTGGGGTTCAGGACGTTTACGGCGAGGATACCGCCACTGAGGACCAGTTTGTGACCCCTTGGAGTGTCTCTGTTGCGAG TGGTTATTCTTTGTTGAGAGATCCGCACCACAATAAAGGGCTTGCCTTCactgaaagagagagagatgcacaCTTTTTGCGTGGTCTTCTACCCCCTACAGTTGCTTCTCAAGAGCTTCAG GTGAAGAAAATGATGCACAATATCCGCCAATATCAAGTTCCACTGCAGAAGTATATGGCCATGATGGATCTTCAG gaaagaaatgaaaagctATTCTACAAACTTCTCATTGACAATGTTGAGGAATTACTGCCAATTGTCTACACTCCCACCGTTGGTGAAGCTTGCCAGAAATATGGGAGTATCTTTATGCGGCCTCAGGGTCTCTttattagtttgaaagaaaa GGGGAAAATTCTTGAGGTTTTGAGGAATTGGCCTGAGAAGAATATTCAAGTCATTGTTGTCACTGATGGGGAGCGGATTTTGGGGCTAGGAGATCTTGGTTGTCAG gGGATGGGAATACCAGTGGGAAAACTTTCCTTGTATACCGCGCTAGGGGGAGTTCGTCCTTCAGCT TGCTTGCCTATAACCATTGATGTGGGCACAAACAATGAGAAATTACTGAATGACGAATTTTATATCGGGCTCAGGCAAAGGAGGGCTACTGGGCAG GAATATGCTGAACTTCTCCATGAATTCATGACTGCAGTCAAGCAAAACTATGGAGAAAAGGTCCTCATTCAG TTTGAAGACTTTGCAAACCACAATGCTTTTGATCTGCTGGCAAAATATGGCACAACTCATCTTGTTTTTAACGACGATATTCAG GGGACAGCATCTGTCGTACTTGCAGGGCTAGTTGCAGCTCAGAAGTTAGTTGGGGGAACCTTAGCTGACCACAGAGTTCTATTCCTTGGTGCTGGAGAG GCTGGTACTGGAATAGCAGAACTCATAGCCCTTGAGATTTCAAAACAG ACAAATGCCCCACCGGAAGAGACCCGCAAGAAGATTTGGCTTGTGGACTCGAAG GGATTGATTGTCAGTTCCCGGAAGGAATCACTCCAACATTTCAAGAAGCCATGGGCTCATGAACATGAACCCATTAGGGAACTTGTGGATGCTGTTAAG GCAATCAAGCCAACTGTGTTGATCGGAACATCAGGAGTTGGAAGAACATTTACCAAAGAAGTGATTGAGGCTATGGCCTCCATCAATGAG AGACCTATTATTCTCGCTCTTTCCAACCCAACTTCACAGTCGGAATGTACTGCTGATGAAGCTTATAGATGGAGTAAG GGTCGTGCCATTTTTGCTAGTGGAAGCCCATTTGCTCCCGTTGAATATGAGGGGAAAGTTTTTGTGCCTGGCCAG GCAAATAATGCATACATTTTTCCTGGATTTGGTCTGGGTTTATTAATGTCTGGTGCTATCCGTGTTCATGACGACATGCTCCTGGCTGCCT CGGAGGCTTTGGCGGCACAGGTGACTCAGGAGAACTTTGACAAGGGGCTCATATACCCTCCATTCACTAACATCAGAGAGATTTCAGCACAAATTGCTGCTAAGGTAGCATGCAAGGCTTATGAACTTG GTTTGGCTAGCCGCCTTCCTCAGCCAATAGATATGGTGAAGTGTGCAGAGAGCTGCATGTACAGCCCTGCCTACCGAAGTTACCGGTGA
- the LOC132186423 gene encoding transcription factor MYBS3, protein MTRRCSHCSNNGHNSRTCPNRGGGGGGVKLFGVRLTDGSIIKKSASMGNLSAHFHQDSPPPSSDPVHVSDGYLSDDPAPASNRRADRKKGVPWTEEEHRLFLIGLQKLGKGDWRGIARNFVISRTPTQVASHAQKYFIRQTNANRRKRRSSLFDMVPDMAMDPPSVPEEQVLLPSSQASEADNGDALPSLNLSLKSEFEPMEATSKEKLKEPEESVTESIGLAPMVPGLIPAYLPSPFLFWSQNTVPMEEEKGAEISNHKVLKPKPMLPTKPVNVDELVGLSQLSLGEEAEKRQREPSPLSLKLIGEPSRQSAFHANAPVSGSDLNKQGESSVIQAV, encoded by the exons ATGACGCGGCGGTGCTCGCACTGCAGCAACAACGGGCACAACTCGCGGACGTGCCCGAATCGCGGCGGCGGAGGCGGAGGTGTGAAGCTGTTCGGGGTGAGGCTAACAGATGGGTCGATCATAAAGAAGAGCGCCAGCATGGGAAACCTCTCGGCGCACTTCCACCAGGACTCGCCCCCCCCGTCCTCTGACCCCGTCCACGTCTCCGACGGTTACTTGTCCGACGACCCCGCCCCCGCCTCCAATCGACGTGCCGACCGCAAGAAAG GTGTCCCATGGACAGAAGAGGAACATCGACTGTTCTTAATTGGTCTTCAGAAGTTGGGGAAAGGGGACTGGCGTGGTATAGCACGCAATTTTGTCATCTCAAGGACTCCTACACAAGTGGCAAGCCATGCCCAGAAGTACTTCATCCGGCAGACTAATGCTAACCGACGAAAGAGACGTTCCAGCCTTTTTGACATGGTTCCAGATATG GCCATGGATCCACCATCTGTGCCAGAAGAACAAGTATTGTTGCCTTCTTCTCAGGCAAGCGAAGCCGATAATGGCGACGCGTTACCCTCattaaatctctctctcaaatcgGAATTTGAACCTATGGAAGCCACatctaaagaaaaattaaaagaaccGGAGGAAAGTGTGACGGAATCAATTGGACTGGCGCCAATGGTTCCTGGATTGATCCCTGCTTATCTACCTTCTCCATTCCTATTCTGGTCACAAAATACGGTTCCAATGGAGGAAGAGAAGGGTGCAGAGATATCAAATCATAAGGTCTTGAAGCCAAAACCAATGCTTCCCACCAAACCTGTCAATGTTGATGAACTTGTTGGCCTGTCTCAGCTCAGTCTCGGAGAGGAGGCTGAGAAACGCCAAAGAGAACCGTCACCACTCTCCTTAAAATTGATAGGAGAGCCCTCAAGGCAGTCAGCATTTCATGCAAATGCTCCTGTCAGTGGGTCTGACTTAAACAAGCAGGGGGAGAGTAGTGTAATCCAAGCAGTTTGA